ATGGGCAATGGCCTTCATCCGGTCGCGCAGCACGATGTCATCGGTTCGCAGCGCCTGGTAGCGCATCGTCATCCGGCAACATCCCAATACTCGGCACGCCCGCCGCTCGCTCATCCCATAGGCAGTCTGGAGATGGGCGACAGCATCCCGCTCGGCGGCGGGCGCTACCATTTTTTTCCAAGAAGATCTTTCAGCGCGGCATTATCGAGCATGCTGTCGGCCAGCAGCTTCTTGAGCCGGGCGTTCTCGTCCTCAAGCGCCTTCAGTCGTCGGGCCTCGCTGACGTCCATGCCGCCATACTTGGCCTTCCATTTGTAGATGCTGGCATTGCTGACGCCATGCTTGCGGCACAGGTCGGCAACTGGAACGCCGGCCTCCTGCTCCTTCAAGATCGCAATGATCTGCTCTTCGGTGAACCTGGTTCGCTTCATCTCTGGTCCTTCTGATGGGGCCAGAGCCTACTTCAAACTGGATTAGGCGCAGGGGGCAACGTCACACAGCACCGTTCTTAAGGCCGGACAGGGTGTTAGCATCAGGTTATCAGCAACGTCCGCAGGTATTTCAAAGTTTGTGACAAGGGCCTCAGCGACCCACGTCATCCATCAACACTAGTCTTTTCACGCTGAGCAAGAGGCAACAGCGCCAACGCCAGCACCGTAAGAACCGCCACGAACGCCCACGCCTCATTTATTGACATCGTGATTGCCGCCTTCTGCACAAATGGGGCGACCAGAGCTTGATTTGCCTGATCGAATGAACCTGATTGTGCTGCCGTAAAAAGCCCAGCCGGAATGCCGATCGATGTTGCGGTGATTGCATCGCCTTCCATCAGTTTCCCAATGATATACTGGCTGTGGACGTCGGACCGGCCGTAGATGATTGAGTCTATGATTGCGAGCCCGATGGCGCCGCCGAGATTTCGCATGAGATTGAACAAGCCGCTCGCGTCAGGCACTTTTTCGCGTGGCAGACTACCAAGCGCCAGTCGCGTCGGCGGAAGCAAACAGAACATTATGGCTACGCCACGTAGGATTTGCGGAACCACCATCTGAGCGGCATCGGTCGACACGGTCTGGAAAGCGCTCGCGCTCATCCCCAAGGCGAACAACGCAAAGCCGGCGCCAATCAATATTCTCGGGTCGAAACGCTGCTCCAAATACACCGCTAACGGTGCGGTGGCTAACTGAGCCAAGCCTGTCACAAGCATGATCGAGCCGATTTCAAGCGCGTTGTGACCACGAACGAAACCGAGGAAAACCGGCATCAGATAGACAGACCCGAACAGCCCGATTCCGAGCACAAAGCTCAAAATACAGCCAACAAGGAACGGCCTATCGCCAAGGGTGCTGAGGTCCACTATGGGCCTATCCGCTGCCAGACTGCGAAGGGCAAAGCCGTATGCGCATATAATTGTGACAGCCAGCAACACAAGTACCAACGGTGAGGCCCAACCTTCATCGGGTGCCTGCTTGAGGCCAAGCTGCAGGCTTGCTAGTGCAATGGCGAGCATGACCAGTGACAGCCAGTCGAGCGTGCCAAGAACCGCCGGGTTAGGTTCGTCTTTCGGAAGAAACAGCGCAGCGACAAACCCTGCGACAATGCCTGGAGCAACATTGATCAGGAACAGCCAATGCCAAGAGTAGGTTTCCGTAATCCATCCACCTACAATCGGTCCAACAGTTGGCGCTAAGACGGCCAGCAAGCCGGCCAGTGTCGTGGCACGACCTTGGCTGCGAGCCGGAAACAAGACAAATACAGCCGAGAATACGGACGGAATCAGCGTCCCGCCCGCAAAGCCCTGTAGTACCCGCCAAATAACCAAAGACTCAAAATTGCTGCTGGCAGCACACCCGATTGAGGCAACACAAAACAAGGTGACAGCAATTACGAATAACCAGCGTCCTGTGAGCAGCCGGGTGAGATAGCCAGTTAGCGGAATGGCGATGACTTCCGCTATTAAATAGGCTGTCTGCAGCCAGCTCAGTCGATCGGGCTCTATGCCGACGGAGCTTTGTATGGCGGTGATCGAAGTCGCGACCACCTGCACGTCGAGGATCGCCATGAACATGCCGACGCACATGGCAATAAACCCTAGCCAAATGGTCGTTGACCTAAGCGTATTTGTCTGGTCTCGCATAAAATTATGCTCACTTCATTCGGACGGCGTTTTTTAGAAGAGGCGCTTCCGTATGATTTGCGCAAGCGAATTACATTGTCCGACCGTCAACTCGAACGCGAAAGCTGTTCCTCACGTGATCCATCCAAATTTCTCCATTGCAGCCTACACCGCCTCTTCAGCTGTTCAGGCTGCGTGACATCGCATGCTACCGCCAGCGCACTCCCCAGCGGTTCGAATCCCGCGCGGTGAATTTGCCATTGGTGGTTGTGTGAGGCTCAACCCTGTCGATGGGATTTCAGCAACACGTTACAGCATCGCAGGCTTCAAGCATTCAGGGAGACGACGATGAGGTGTGGCTGTTGTTGGGTCTGCCGTTGTTCCCGCTTAGAGCAGGTCGAACCTGCCGTTTCTCGACACGCTGGGCGCATCCATGCGACATGGATGTAAGATGGGAGAGCGGATGTGAATGATGATCAGATCGAATTGGCAGCCACAGGGCAGGCACTGAAGGCTCTCCTCGCAGTGCTGGCCTCGAACCGGGTTATAGACAGCGAGCATTGGAACGAACTAATCAGCGTTATGATTCGAGATATTCCAAACATTCAGGTCGAAAGCGTTGAAGACGACAATCAACATTTAACCGCGATTTCCGAGGCACTTAGATTTTATAAGGTTGCGATTCCGGCCACCTAAGCCGCAGCCACCATTTCATCGAACCGGTCCGGCGTCCGCCAGGCGGGCCGTGAGGCTCTCTGAGATCGACCCAGCGGTTCCAAAATGCTGTGCGGTGAAGTAATGGCCAGCCGCTGTTTGATGGTCAAGGCTCCCGCAGGATTGGGGCATAAACCATTAATCCCAGTCTTTTAACTTGCCCATTCCATTCCGCGGCAACACGTCCCCGAAGCTGAAATACCTCGGGCGTTCGTGAAACGGGAGGCGCGCCGAAGCCGTGAGCTCCAGCATACTTAGCAATTCGGAAGGGTTGCGATGATCTGGCGTGACAACGAACGCCTTCAAACGGCCATCCGCGGAAAGCCGGACCGCTGCGTCGACCACACCCACAACCTCCCGCAAGATGGCCGCTATGCGCTCTGGTGAGACGTTGTGCCCAGCGACCTGCACCGCACCGTCACGTCGGCCGGCCAGTCTCAAACTGCGATCGTCGATGCGCTCGACAAAGTCGGGTAGCGCAGCCACGGCGCCGCGGAGATCTACAAGCTGCCAGTCGCCGTCAGCCAGTGCCATCAAGTTCCAACGCGGGAGGAGGTGGTAGGCCATCGCGGGTACGTCCCGGATGGCGATCGCACCTGTCTCGGACGCGCCGTAAACGTCCACCAGCCGGGCCAGTCCAGCCACGATTAGTTCAGTGCCAATCGTCGTATCCAGCGCCCCACCCGAACTCACACCAATGACATCGGGGGGGAAGCGACGGGTTAGCCGTAGCAGGGCTCGCCATTGATCCGGAACCGCAACGACCAAATCGCCTGGCTGCAAACTGAGCGGTGTGCCGACTTTGCGCATGACCACGGGTATACCGAGCGCGTCTGGAAGCAGCGCCGTCCAGATCATGCCATATAGATGGTGTGCCGGGACCAATGCGACTACCCTGCGGCGCCCCTCGAGCAGCCCAGCGAGGAACGAGGCTTCTTCCAGTAGTTCCGATACTCGGTGGGGATAAGGTTGCGGCCTGTCCGTCGTACCTGACGATCGCACCGTAATAGACGCGTCCGGTTGGGAAATCCCCCGCATGATCAAGTCGATCCAGGCGCCAACCGTTTGCGGACTTTCCTCGCCAAGGATACCGTCATCGAGGTTGAAGGTCTCCGCCAGCGCCCCGAGGGCGCCAAGCTGTTCAAGCGAGTCCAGACCAATCCCTTCGTCACCGATAGGCATCGCTTCGGGCCAATCGCCAGATATTGACGGAACGAGGTCGCTTTCCCGAAGGCGACCAATCTCCGCGATGACCACAGCGCAGGTGATACGGTGAACGCTTGACCGCTTCAATTTGAGCAAGCTCAAGCTGCGCGGCCTTCCACGCGGTGCACGCGGTTTCGCCCGGCCCGCTTGGCGGAGTAAAGACGGGCGTCCGCAAGCGCGAGGAGGCCATCGATCGAGCCTTGCGCTTCGTCTATAGTCGCACAGCCGAAACTGGCTGTCGCTTCGACGATACCGATCGAGCTCGCAACGGTAAGTGCTGCGATGGCCTTGCGCATTTCTTCGGCGAGGGCGAGCGCCTCTTCACGATCAAAGCGCGGCAGCAAAGCGGCAAATTCCTCTCCTCCAAGCCGCGCAAATAAACCGCGCGGCGGGAGCAGCATTGCGCAGGCGGTCACCACGCCGCATAGCAGGAGATCGCCCACCGGGTGCCCATGAATGTCGTTAACTGATTTGAAGTGGTCTAGATCGAGGACTATCAGCGAGAATGGCTGCTGAAAATCACGCCAGTGCGTCTGTTCCTGCTGCATCGACTGGCTGAGATGCCGGCGGTTCGCGGCCCCAGTCAGAGGGTCGCTCATCAACAGCCGCTGTAGGTCGGCGGTCCCCTCGTTGTGTTGAGGGACATCCCGCAGCACCACAAAAAAGCCAGACCGCGTCATCTCACTTTTCGATCGCGCTACGACGAGACGCTGGCACCAGTAGTGTTCGCCGCCAGCACGCTGCTGCCACCCTTCCTGCAGGTGCCAACCATCGCGTTCGGCAATTTCGATTTGCTCACCCAAGCGCGGCACTTGCCCTGACGCTTCCGCTCCCAGAACCGTATCTAGATCCTGACCCGCGACTTCCAAATGGTCATGACCTGTCAGCTGAGTGAAGCAGACATTGGCGGATACGATCTTGCGGTCTGAGTCGATCTCAACCGTTGCGTAGCCGTTGACGCTGTCCAAAAGGGTAGCAAACCATGTATCCGCTTGGCGTAGGCGACGTTCCTGAACAACCTGCTCGCTGACGTCCGCGAGAGTCGCCATGAGCCGATCTGGCCCGAGTTTGACCAGCGTGCAGGACAGGACTTGCGGACTTCCCACTTTTCGCCCCGTTCCCAAATCCACATAGATTCGATGACCATCGCAGATTTTGCCTGTGTCGGGGCGAAAGTCGTTAGCAATACTGCGCAGCTCCGGAGCATGCTGTTCCAGTGCGGAGAACAGGTTGCTGGCATCGCGCGAGCCGGTGAGAGGCAGCAGATGCTGCATGGCGTGGGGATTGATCATCGCGATATCGCCCGCGGCGTTGCATTCGAGCAAGCCAACGGGACAAGCGTACAAGAACTCGAGTAGTTCTTCTTCACTCGACCGGTCAGACATCGCGTATCCTATCGCTCGACGAGAATGTAACGGCGCAAGCCACCGGCTCTTGCCAGCAAACGCAAGCGCACCCGTGTTGGCCGCATGCGCAGGGTCAAGACATAGGGAACTATGTCGTCCAGTTCGGGCTCGTCTTGAAAGCGTTGGGCCACCATGAAATTGTTCATGCACTGGGCCACTGCTTCAAAAAAATGAGCGCCAACTACCTGAGATGCGTCAAGCCCCGCCATGCGCGCTTCGGTCGCATTGTAGACGTTTACCGTTGTATCTTGTGAAAACCCAACGACGCCGTAGGGCAGCAAATTGTGCTCTGTCGCACTCATGGCTTCGAGCTCAGCGAGCGTTACCGCCTCAAAGCTCATTGTTGATCCTGCCAAGTCACCGCTCCTTTTGCCTTACAGTATGGGCGCCAGCCATTAACAAACCAACCCGGAAATAGCAGCGGCGTTTCGGGTGTTCCAACCAATCTGGCACCGGCAGCGCACGCCCGAACGGCCAAAAAATGGGTGCTGAGCCGCCTCGAGGTGACAACCGCTGGATGGCAGCTTGCATGAACTCTCGCTCAAAGCGCGAACGGCAAAGATGGGGTAGGTGTCGGACGGTCTTGTGTGGGGTGGAAGAACGAACCCGCTGGCGCGGGAGGGTGGCCGCTGTGGGATGGTGGCGGGCCCTGAAGTCCTCGCCTGATTGAGCATCCCCGCATTCAGGCGTTCCATTCGGCTCCTTCATTTCCAGGAGCCCAACGATGTCCACGATCCTTCCCAACACCTCTGTCAGTCCACTGCGCCAGAAGCTGATCGACGATATGACCATGCGGCATTTCTCGGTGGCGACCCAGCGCAACTACATCCGCGATGTGGGGGCTTCGCCAGTTTCCTGCGGCGGCCGCCGGATACCGCGACCACCGAGGATGTGCGCCAGTTCCAGCTGGCCCAGAGCGAGGCCGGCGTTCCGGTGCCCACCATGAACAGCGTGGTCTCGGCGCTGCGGTTTTTCTTCGCCAATACCCTCGACCGACCCGATCTGGCGCGCAAGCTGGTGCGGGCAAGACACCCCCGCAACCTGCCGGTGGTGTTGAGCCGCGACGAGGTCGCGCGTCTGCTCAACGCGACCACCAGCCTCAAGCACCAGGCGGCGCTGTCGGTTGCCTATGGCGCAGGATTGCGCGTCGGCGAAGTCGCCATGCTCAAGGTGCGCGATATCGACAGCGCGCGCATGCTGATCCGCGTCGAGCGCGGCAAGGGCGGGCGATACCGCAATGCCATGCTCTCGCCCGACCTGCTCACCCTGTTGCGCCAGTGGTGGCAGGATGGCCATCGCCAGGGTGTGCTGCATCGCGACGGCTGGCTGTTTCCCGGCCAGCATGCCCTCAAGCCGATCAGTACCAGGCAGCTCTATCGTGTCGTGGTCGAAGCGGCCCAGGCGGCCGAGATCACGAGGCGCGTCGGGCCGCATACCCTGCGGCACAGCTTTGCTACCCATCTGCTGGAGGACGGCGTCGATATCCGCGTGATCCAGGTGCTGCTCGGGCACAGCAAGCTCGAGACGACAGCACTCTATACCAAGGTGGCAACCCGCACGGTGCGGTCCGTCACCAGTCCGCTCGACCGTCTGGGCATCTTCGTTCCAACTGAGGCGCCGCCCGACGCCTGAGCGGTGCGCGCCATCATCGAGGTCGCCGATGTCTTCCGTTCGGCCGGTCCAGCCTACCGGCTCGCCCATGCCGGGCATCTGAGCCTGGACCAACTCAAGGTCATGTCGGCGATCGAGACCTGTCGCACCGCTGCCCTGGGCGGTCACGTTGAGGCCTGCACTGACTGCGGGCATCAGCGCATCGCCTATAACTCTTGCCGCAACCGGCACTGTCCCCGGTGCCAGGGCGCTGCCGCACGCACCTGGCTGGAGCAGCGCGAGGCTGACCTGCTGCCGGTCGGCTATTTCCACGTCGTGTTCACGCTGCCCGCCGAGATCGCCGATATCGCCTTCCACAACAAGGCGCAGGTCTATGACCGGCTGTTCAAGGCGGCGTCCGAGACCATGCTGACGATCGCCGCCGACCCAAAACACCTTGGCGCCCGCATCGGCATCACCGCTGTACTGCACAGCTGGGGCTCGGCAATGACCCACCATCCGCACATCCACATGATCGTGCCCGGTGGCGGCATCACGCCGGATGGAGGTTGGATATCATCGCGGCCGGCCTTCCTGCTGCCGGTGAGGGTGCTCGGCGCATTGTTCCGCCGCCTGTTCCTGACCCGGCTGCTCGAACTGCACGATGCTGGCCGGCTCACCTTCTACGGCAAGATGGCAGAGCTCAGCGATCGCCGTGCCTTCCAGCGTCACCTCGCGCCGGCCCGCAAGAAGCGCTGGGTGGTTTACGCCAAGCCGCCCTTTGCCGGGCCAGAGGCGGTGCTCGCCTATCTCTCCCGCTACACCCACCGGGTGGCGATCTCCAACAACCGCCTCATCGCCTTCGATGGGACTGCGGTGACCTTCCGCTACAAGGACTATCGCCGCACCGGCGCCGACCGGCAGCAGGTCATGACCCTGGCCGTCGACGAGTTCATCCGCCGCTTCCTGGTCCACGTCCTGCCACGCGGCTTCCACCGCATCCGGCACTACGGTCTGCTCGCCAGCTCCGCCCGTAAGGACTGCCTTGCCCAGGCCCGCAGTCTGCTCGAGGTCGCACCGGCGCCGGAGGACGCCGCGGTAACTCAGGAGACTGCCGATCCGCGGCCACCATGCCCGTGCTGTGGCGGCACTATGGTCATCATCGAGACCTTCGCCCGAGGCTGCAGGCCCCGCGCGCCGCCTGCAGCGACAGCCAAACCGGGAGAACGCCCATGACCCGGCATGATCCAATATCGGCCCAGACTGCGATGCCACCGTCGCGGCCTGCTGGAGATCTTGCCCCGCTCAATGGCCGGGCCATCATGGCACCCGCTATGGACCACATCTGCCGCCGCAAGCGCCCCTGCATCAGCCTCTTCATCGACCCGTTCGCCCCGGCCGTATCGCCTCCCGCACGCGCTCAGGGCCGTTCCCAAGCCGGCCAAATCCAGAATTACCCATAGCGCTGAGCCTGCGGATCGCGGGTTCGGTCATCCCAGACTTTCGGGCGCCTATCGGCAGCCGAAACTCTTCAGGGTTCCAGACAGTCCGCTTCTGGACGCGAGCGACAGGTTAGCAGCCGTTGGGCTGCCACTATTTAGAAATGGATTGGGTTGCAGAGAATTATGCTGCCTTTCGCGTAACCTCGGCCATAGTCTGAAATGTCTCGATCATCGGCTTCGCAAAATAGTAGCCTTGAATCAGCCTGATCCCGGCGCTTCTTAGCATTAGTAGCTCGGCCTCGGTCTCGACGCCCTCGCCCAGCACGGTAATGCCCAGCTGCCGCGCAATTCCGACGATGCCGGCGACGATAGCCTGCTTGGCCGGCGAGGAAGCGATCCCACGCACCAATACCATATCGATTTTGATCAGGTCGGTCTGAAACTGAGCCAATAGCGCCAGCCCCGCATATCCAGCGCCAAAATCATCCAGCGCCGTGGTGAATCCCATGCGCTTGTATTCGGCCACGATGTGCCGAATGTGGCTGACGTCTTCCATCCGCTCGTTTTCGGTGAACTCGAACATCAACCGGCTGGTGTCGAAGTGTGCCTTGGATGCCGCGCCCAGCGTTGCACGAATGCAGGCCTTTGGCTCATACACTGCATTGGGCAGGAAATTAATGGAGAGCTTTGCAGTCGGATCCGCCAGCTTCGCGCCCGCCAATTCGATCGCCTTGACCCGGCAGGCCTGATCGAAAGCATATCGGTTTTCGGGGGTGAGCTGGCTGAGCACCTGAAAGGCAGATTCGCCGGCGACGCCACGCACCAGTGACTCATAGCCCCAGATTGTCCCTGCCTCTACATCGACGATAGGCTGGAAGGCCATGGTGAAGGGGATGGAAAAATTGTTGGCGTCAGCATTGCGGCAGCCGTCGCAGCCCGTGGCAGAGCTCATGATGTGGTTTTTTCTCGTTGATGGATACATAGCCGACGCTAGGATCAGGATGTCACAGAGACATTACGGAAATATCACTCTCCCGTCGCCTTTGGTTTGAGCTGGAATCTGCGGCGCGACGCTGTTGACCTTATAAAAACCAACTGCCGTAGGTCGTGCGGCGCTAGCTCTCTGCCACTACCGCCACGGCGGTCTACCCAACCACGCTCATCGAACAGCCTAAGCATGGGGATGAAACTGGCTTGTTGGCATGACCGGAGTTGGGCAGTCTACGTTCAATAATAAACTCGCACATGGGGTCGGTAACTGCCAGGCAGAAACGCGCCCCATTGTGGTCGTTCAGACCGCCTTACCTTTGTCCTAAAAGTAGTCGCTCCGCTCAAGTCGAGGAAATGGCGATAACGCGACGTATTTCTGCCGTTCAGAGCGTTCGCAAGGGTCACCAAATCGAACGCCAGGATGTCTGGTGCCTAAACGTATTTGCGCCAGTTGTGTTGTTCCACAAAGCCCAGAACGTCCCGGATCTTGCGGTTGGAAATGGGCGCCTCCGACCCCGAGATCTCTCCGATAATGGGGGAGTTAGGGGCCCAGTCGCGCAGGAATTCAAGGGTTGGCGCGTTGGCCGTGATCTCGTCGTTGACGGCGTTGAAGACCTGGTAGCCCAGGCCGTCCTTGGCAATGCACAGATCGACGATCTGCCCGAGATCGCGCGCATCGATATAGCTCCAGGCATTGCGCTTGCGCGACGCTGGATCGGCCAGGAAGCGGGGAAACATGTCGTATTCGTGCGGCTCGATCACATTGCCGATGCGCAGGGCGTATATATCGTTGCCGCTCCGCATGGCAAAGGCACGTGCGGTCTTCTCGTTGACGACCTTGGACAGGCCATAGCTGTCCATCGGGTCGCTGTCATAGTCTTCGGTGAGCGGAAAGCTGTGAAAATCCTTGTCGCCCTCGGCAAAGCAAACTCCATAGGTGGTTTCGCTGGACGCGATGATCACCTTCTTGATCCCCAGCTTCACCGCCGCTTCGATGACATTGTATGTCGAGGTGACATTGGCGATGAAGGTGGTGTTGTCGGGCCGCAGCAGGACCCGAGGAACGGCGGCAAAATGGACGACGGCGTCCACCGGCGCCGGCCCGGTACCAGACGCAAACTCTGCCATGTCGAAATGCATTGACAGTGCATTGAACACCTGACCGCCGTCGGTGAGATCGGTCACCACGGTGTTGACGCCCTTGTGGTCGAGCGGCACAAGATCAAGGTTGAGCACGTCGTGGCCCCTGTCGAGCAGGTAGGGCACAACATGCCGTCCGGCCTTGCCGCTGCCGCCGGTAAAGACGATGCGCTTGCTCATAGTTTGTTCTCCATCACAGTAAGGTGGTCGCGCCAGACAAGGCCCATGACCGTATCGCCCTTTGGCCGATATTCGAGGCCGACAAAGTCGCGGTAGCCTAACGCATCGAGCTGTTGAAGAATGCCGATATCGTCGAGTTCGCCGCTGCCGGGTTCGTGCCGGTGCGGCACGGCCGCGATCTGCACGTGACCGATGATCGGCAGCAGCTTGGCAAGGCTAGTCAGCACGTCGCCGTGCAGGATCTGGCGGTGGTAGATGTCATATTGCAGCTTGAGGTTAGGCAGGCCTATCGCGCCGATCAGGTTGGCTGCCCAGGCAAAATCATTGAGAAAATAGCCCGGCATGTCACGGCCGTTGATCGGCTCGATGACGATCTCGATGCCAAGAGGCGCGGCTGCAGCGCAAGCCAGCGCGATGTTGTCGGAATAGGCCGCCACGGCATCCGCATCATCGCGCCGGCCA
This sequence is a window from Devosia beringensis. Protein-coding genes within it:
- a CDS encoding DHA2 family efflux MFS transporter permease subunit → MFMAILDVQVVATSITAIQSSVGIEPDRLSWLQTAYLIAEVIAIPLTGYLTRLLTGRWLFVIAVTLFCVASIGCAASSNFESLVIWRVLQGFAGGTLIPSVFSAVFVLFPARSQGRATTLAGLLAVLAPTVGPIVGGWITETYSWHWLFLINVAPGIVAGFVAALFLPKDEPNPAVLGTLDWLSLVMLAIALASLQLGLKQAPDEGWASPLVLVLLAVTIICAYGFALRSLAADRPIVDLSTLGDRPFLVGCILSFVLGIGLFGSVYLMPVFLGFVRGHNALEIGSIMLVTGLAQLATAPLAVYLEQRFDPRILIGAGFALFALGMSASAFQTVSTDAAQMVVPQILRGVAIMFCLLPPTRLALGSLPREKVPDASGLFNLMRNLGGAIGLAIIDSIIYGRSDVHSQYIIGKLMEGDAITATSIGIPAGLFTAAQSGSFDQANQALVAPFVQKAAITMSINEAWAFVAVLTVLALALLPLAQREKTSVDG
- a CDS encoding acyl-CoA synthetase, with the translated sequence MSLLKLKRSSVHRITCAVVIAEIGRLRESDLVPSISGDWPEAMPIGDEGIGLDSLEQLGALGALAETFNLDDGILGEESPQTVGAWIDLIMRGISQPDASITVRSSGTTDRPQPYPHRVSELLEEASFLAGLLEGRRRVVALVPAHHLYGMIWTALLPDALGIPVVMRKVGTPLSLQPGDLVVAVPDQWRALLRLTRRFPPDVIGVSSGGALDTTIGTELIVAGLARLVDVYGASETGAIAIRDVPAMAYHLLPRWNLMALADGDWQLVDLRGAVAALPDFVERIDDRSLRLAGRRDGAVQVAGHNVSPERIAAILREVVGVVDAAVRLSADGRLKAFVVTPDHRNPSELLSMLELTASARLPFHERPRYFSFGDVLPRNGMGKLKDWD
- a CDS encoding GGDEF domain-containing protein — encoded protein: MSDRSSEEELLEFLYACPVGLLECNAAGDIAMINPHAMQHLLPLTGSRDASNLFSALEQHAPELRSIANDFRPDTGKICDGHRIYVDLGTGRKVGSPQVLSCTLVKLGPDRLMATLADVSEQVVQERRLRQADTWFATLLDSVNGYATVEIDSDRKIVSANVCFTQLTGHDHLEVAGQDLDTVLGAEASGQVPRLGEQIEIAERDGWHLQEGWQQRAGGEHYWCQRLVVARSKSEMTRSGFFVVLRDVPQHNEGTADLQRLLMSDPLTGAANRRHLSQSMQQEQTHWRDFQQPFSLIVLDLDHFKSVNDIHGHPVGDLLLCGVVTACAMLLPPRGLFARLGGEEFAALLPRFDREEALALAEEMRKAIAALTVASSIGIVEATASFGCATIDEAQGSIDGLLALADARLYSAKRAGRNRVHRVEGRAA
- a CDS encoding IS91 family transposase, with protein sequence MRAIIEVADVFRSAGPAYRLAHAGHLSLDQLKVMSAIETCRTAALGGHVEACTDCGHQRIAYNSCRNRHCPRCQGAAARTWLEQREADLLPVGYFHVVFTLPAEIADIAFHNKAQVYDRLFKAASETMLTIAADPKHLGARIGITAVLHSWGSAMTHHPHIHMIVPGGGITPDGGWISSRPAFLLPVRVLGALFRRLFLTRLLELHDAGRLTFYGKMAELSDRRAFQRHLAPARKKRWVVYAKPPFAGPEAVLAYLSRYTHRVAISNNRLIAFDGTAVTFRYKDYRRTGADRQQVMTLAVDEFIRRFLVHVLPRGFHRIRHYGLLASSARKDCLAQARSLLEVAPAPEDAAVTQETADPRPPCPCCGGTMVIIETFARGCRPRAPPAATAKPGERP
- a CDS encoding EAL domain-containing protein, whose amino-acid sequence is MSSATGCDGCRNADANNFSIPFTMAFQPIVDVEAGTIWGYESLVRGVAGESAFQVLSQLTPENRYAFDQACRVKAIELAGAKLADPTAKLSINFLPNAVYEPKACIRATLGAASKAHFDTSRLMFEFTENERMEDVSHIRHIVAEYKRMGFTTALDDFGAGYAGLALLAQFQTDLIKIDMVLVRGIASSPAKQAIVAGIVGIARQLGITVLGEGVETEAELLMLRSAGIRLIQGYYFAKPMIETFQTMAEVTRKAA
- a CDS encoding NAD-dependent epimerase/dehydratase family protein, which produces MSKRIVFTGGSGKAGRHVVPYLLDRGHDVLNLDLVPLDHKGVNTVVTDLTDGGQVFNALSMHFDMAEFASGTGPAPVDAVVHFAAVPRVLLRPDNTTFIANVTSTYNVIEAAVKLGIKKVIIASSETTYGVCFAEGDKDFHSFPLTEDYDSDPMDSYGLSKVVNEKTARAFAMRSGNDIYALRIGNVIEPHEYDMFPRFLADPASRKRNAWSYIDARDLGQIVDLCIAKDGLGYQVFNAVNDEITANAPTLEFLRDWAPNSPIIGEISGSEAPISNRKIRDVLGFVEQHNWRKYV
- a CDS encoding hydroxypyruvate isomerase family protein; amino-acid sequence: MVKLAANLTMMFNEHAFLDRFAAAADAGFTAVEFLFPYDHTVDAIAERLQHHKLTLALFNLPPGDWAAGARGMAAVPAQRAAFAASVAQAMDYAKVLKPARLHLMSGHGRRDDADAVAAYSDNIALACAAAAPLGIEIVIEPINGRDMPGYFLNDFAWAANLIGAIGLPNLKLQYDIYHRQILHGDVLTSLAKLLPIIGHVQIAAVPHRHEPGSGELDDIGILQQLDALGYRDFVGLEYRPKGDTVMGLVWRDHLTVMENKL